The Borreliella andersonii genome has a segment encoding these proteins:
- the murJ gene encoding murein biosynthesis integral membrane protein MurJ, which produces MNKYIVSTILVMISTFFSRIMGFVKIKIFSYYFGANLDADIFNYVFNIPNNLRKILSEGAMTSAFLPEFTHEKNKSSEKAISFFRTVITFNVISIGLIILVMIIFAKPIMYFMSYYRGENLIFASSVFSYLVLYILLISLSSIFVSVLNSYKIFFIPSFSPIMLSFGIILSIFLFYGRFGIYSAVMGVIFGGFLQFLIPFVNCLMIGFAWKPTFYFREKVFLNFLTRWLRMIFGFSISIVTQQISFALASTLEIGSVSILSNAVVYYQLPVGIFYISIATVIFPKMAEYAVLGNNIKLNALLVDGIKILLLIFIPVSFLMFIWSDYILNLFLMGGKFSIYDTQKTAGLLKCFLLGLLFYSMFSFFQKYYFSIRDAKTPFYLSVLFSILDIALSVFGINYYGLNALALAQSISFMICVIVFYFIILKSGVKIDLIEILFVFLKSIITLFPLYAIYFFFARFQWDVGFSFKNLYFLIAAGIVSIFILFICYSVLGINKLFRYIRKDAL; this is translated from the coding sequence ATGAATAAGTATATTGTTTCTACAATTTTGGTAATGATTTCCACGTTTTTTTCAAGAATAATGGGCTTTGTAAAGATAAAGATTTTCTCTTATTATTTTGGTGCAAATCTTGATGCTGATATTTTTAACTATGTTTTCAATATTCCTAATAATTTGCGCAAAATTCTTTCAGAGGGTGCAATGACTTCGGCTTTTTTGCCCGAATTTACACATGAAAAAAACAAATCGAGCGAAAAAGCAATTTCTTTTTTCAGAACTGTCATAACCTTTAACGTTATTTCCATTGGGTTAATTATTTTAGTTATGATTATTTTTGCAAAGCCTATTATGTATTTCATGTCTTATTATAGGGGAGAAAACTTAATTTTTGCAAGTTCTGTATTTAGTTATTTGGTATTATATATTTTATTAATAAGCCTATCATCAATCTTCGTATCTGTTCTAAATTCATATAAAATTTTTTTCATTCCTTCATTTTCGCCTATTATGCTTTCTTTTGGGATAATATTGAGTATATTCTTATTTTATGGCCGTTTTGGAATATATAGTGCTGTTATGGGCGTAATTTTTGGTGGGTTTTTGCAATTTTTGATTCCGTTTGTAAATTGCCTTATGATTGGTTTTGCCTGGAAGCCAACATTTTATTTTAGAGAAAAAGTATTTTTAAATTTTTTAACCAGATGGCTTCGTATGATTTTTGGATTTTCCATTTCAATTGTTACTCAGCAAATTTCATTTGCATTAGCATCTACCCTTGAGATAGGAAGTGTTTCTATTCTTAGTAATGCGGTAGTTTATTATCAGCTTCCTGTGGGGATTTTTTACATTTCTATTGCAACAGTAATTTTCCCCAAAATGGCAGAGTATGCTGTTTTGGGAAATAATATAAAATTAAATGCCCTTTTAGTGGATGGAATTAAAATTTTATTGTTAATTTTTATTCCAGTATCTTTTTTAATGTTTATTTGGTCTGATTATATTTTAAATTTATTTCTTATGGGGGGCAAATTTTCTATTTATGATACTCAAAAAACAGCAGGTCTTTTGAAGTGTTTTCTTTTAGGCTTACTTTTTTATTCAATGTTTAGTTTTTTCCAAAAATATTATTTTTCTATTCGTGATGCAAAAACCCCATTTTATTTGAGTGTTTTATTTTCCATTCTTGATATTGCACTTTCTGTTTTTGGTATTAATTATTATGGTTTGAATGCTTTAGCATTAGCTCAATCTATTTCTTTTATGATTTGTGTAATTGTTTTTTATTTTATAATATTGAAAAGTGGAGTTAAAATTGACTTAATTGAAATTTTATTTGTTTTTTTAAAGTCAATTATTACACTTTTCCCTTTATATGCAATTTATTTCTTTTTTGCAAGGTTTCAGTGGGATGTGGGGTTTAGTTTTAAAAATCTTTATTTTTTAATTGCAGCTGGAATTGTTAGTATTTTTATTTTGTTTATTTGTTATTCTGTCTTAGGAATAAATAAGCTTTTTAGATATATTAGGAAGGATGCTTTATGA